The nucleotide window GATCGCCGGTTTTCAGCGACAGCGAGCCGATCAGCAGCCAGATCCCCAGCGCGCGCGCATCCTCGCGCAGGGCGGCGAGCGTCGGGTCCTCGGCCTCGACATGCAGGATGCGCTGCTGCAAGTCGCGGCTGCCGCCCAGCAGGTTGGTGGCCTCGGGCGTCAGCACCCAGCCGGCGCCGCCCTGCGCCGCCTCGCGCACCAGCGCCCGCGTGACCGGCAGGTTGCGCGCCGGATCGTCCGAGACGCTGAGCTGCACCAGCGCCGCCGTCAGCGCCTCGCTCATGCCGTCAGGCCCAGCAGCCCGTCCAGCTTGCCCCGATGCTCCAGCGCATGCAGGTCGTCGCTGCCGCCGACATGCTGGCCGTCGATGAAGATCTGCGGCACGGTCCGGCGGCCGCCGGCGCGCTGGGTCATGGCGCCGCGCAGCTGCGGGTCGCGGCTGACATCGGTTTCCTCATAGGCGACGCCCTTCTTGCGCAGCAGCGATTTGGCGGCGGTGCAATAGGGGCAGGTGGGGGTGGTATAGATCTCGACCTTGGCCATAAGCGCGTCCCGGTAGTCATGGTTCGGCCCTTATCTATGCATCCTTGACCGCCCGCGCCAGAACCACCACCGAGATCGGCCCCGTTCCGGCGGCGCGCAACGCCTCGGCCGCTGCCGCCATGGTCGCCCCCGAGGCCATCACGTCATCGACCAGCAGCACCGCGCGGCCCTGCAGGCGCGGCGCCATGCGCGCCGGCACGGCGATGGCATCCGCGACATTGGCGAAACGGTCGCCGACGCTGCCATGGTCCTGCATCGGCGTGTGCCGCAGCCGCCGCAGCCCGCCCGGCAGATGCGCCAGCCCATGCGCGCGCGCGACGCGCCGGGCCAGCATCTCGGCCTGGTTGTATTTCCGCTTCAGCAGCCGGCGCGGATGCACCGGCACCGGCACCACCACCATGTCCGGCCGCAGCAGCGGCAGCGCCGCCCGCGCCACCCAATCGCCCAGGGCGGGCGCCAGGTCCAGCCGGTCGCCGTGTTTCAGCATCAGCGCCAGCTTGCGCCCGGTGCCGCGATAGGCCAGCGCCGCGCGGCCGCGCAGCCAGGGCCGCTGGACGCGCAGGCAGTCGTCGCAGACCAGCAGTCCCGCCGCCTCGTCGGCCTCGTCCCCTGGTCCGCCGCCGGGCAGCGGCACCCCGCAGCGCCCGCAGCAGGTTCCCTGGATGAATTCCGCCTCGCGCCAGCAGGCGGCGCACAGCCCGCCCTCCTCGGCGACCGGCGCGCTGCAGCACAGGCATTGCGGCGGGTAGATCAGCCGCAATGCGCCTTTCATCAGGCCGCGAAGCCCCCTATGTTCTGCCTCCATGATGCCTGACCGTTCCACCCCCGTTCCCAGCCTTACCGACCGCGGTGCGCTCGAGCGGAACCGCCGCCGCGCCCTGCACCTTGGGCCGGTGGATTTCCTGCACCGAATCGTCGCCGACGAGATCGAGGATAGGCTGGCGGAGGTTAACAGGAGGTTTAGCGACATCGCCGTGGTGACGGGTCTGCCGGAGTTCTGGCAAAAGGCCATGCCCGGCGCGAAGATCGTCGCCGACGCGCCCCGGCTGGACCTGCAGCCCGGCGCGCATGACCTGGTGATCCATGCCATGGCGCTGCATTGGGCCGAGGATCCGGTGGGCCAGCTTGCGCAGGCGGCCCGGGCGCTGCGTCCCGACGGGTTGCTGATCGCCGCCTGTCCCGGCGGGCGCAGCCTCTTCGAGCTGCGCGAGGTGCTGACCCGCGCCGAGGCCGAGGTCTCGGGCGGCCTGTCGCCGCGCGTCCTGCCGATGGGCGAGATCCGCGATCTGGGCGGGTTGCTGCCGCGTGTCGGGCTGGCGCTGCCGGTCGCCGACCAGATCACCCAGGTCGCCAGCTATCGCAGCCTGTTCCACCTGGCCCGCGACCTGCGCGCCATGGGCGAGGGCAATGCGCTGGCCGGCCGGCTGCGCCATCCCACGCGGCGCGATGTCCTGATGCGCGCCGCCGCGCTTTATGCCGGGGATCACCCCGATCCGCAGGACGGCACGCGCATCCGGGCCACCTTCGAGCTGGTCTTCCTGACCGGCTGGGCGCCCGATGCCAGCCAGCAGAAACCGCTTCGCCCGGGCTCGGCTAGGATGCCGCTTGCCGAGGCCCTGTCCCGCACGAGAAAGCCCGAATGACCCTTCCCGAGCACGCTCCCGCCAGCCATCCCGCGATGCCCCCTCGCAAGATCGGGGTGCTGATCGCCAATCTGGGCACGCCCGACGCGACCGATTACTGGTCGATGCGGCGCTACCTGTCCGAATTCCTGTCCGACAAGCGGGTGATCGACTATCCGGCCTGGAAATGGCAGCCGCTGCTGCAGACGGTCATCCTGACCAAGCGGCCCTTCACCTCGGGGGCGAATTACAAGACCATCTGGAACAACGAGGCGAACGAAAGCCCGCTGATGACCATCACCAAGGACCAGGTGGCGGCGCTGCGGGACCGGGTGGCGGCGCTGTGGGGCGACCGGGTGATGGTCGATTTCTGCATGCGCTACGGCAATCCCTCGACCCCCGACGTGGTCGCGCGGATGGTCAAGGCGGGTTGCGACCGCATCCTGTTCCTGCCGCTTTATCCGCAATATGCGGGTGCGACGACGGCGACGGCGAACGACCAGTTCTTCCGCGCGCTGATGGCGGAAAAGCGGCAGCCGGCCGCGCGCACCGTGCCGCCCTATTTCGACCGGCCGGACTATATCGCGGCGCTGGCCGGCTCGGTCGAGCGTGCGCTGGGCGGCCGCCAGCCCCGCAAGCTGGTCGCCAGCTATCACGGCATGCCCAGGCGCTATCTGCTGGAGGGCGACCCCTATCATTGCCAGTGCCAGAAGACCTCGCGCCTGCTGCGCGAGCGGCTGGGCTGGCCCGAGGGCGTGATCGACACCACCTTCCAGTCGGTCTTCGGCACCGAGGAATGGCTGCGCCCCTATACGGTCGAGCATGTGGCCGAGCTGGCGAAACAGGGCATCACCGAGATCGCGGTGATCTCGCCCGCCTTCTCGGCCGATTGCATCGAGACGCTGGAGGAGATCCAGGGCGAGATCCGCGAGGCCTTCGTCCATGCCGGCGGCAGGGAATTCACCTATATCCCCTGCCTGAACGCCGAGCCCGCGCATATCGACGTGCTGGCGTCGGTGATCGCCGAGAACCTGGCGGGCTGGGTCTGAGACCCGGCGCGCGGCAGCGAAAGGCGCCCCGCCGGCCGTCAGGGCGCTGCCGGCTCCGCGGCGGCTGTCCGGACCAGGTTGCGGGCCATGGCGCGCAGGCTGACAAAGGCCGATGCGGCGCCCGGGTCGATATGGCCCAGCGACCGGGCGCCCAGCTTGGCCGAGCGGCCGCGGCGGCTTTCGATCCCGGCGGTCCGGCGCATCCCGGCCTCGGCCGCATCCCGCGCCGCCGTCAGCACCCCGATCTCGTCCGCGCCGGCGGCGGCGGCGGCGGTTGCGGCCTCGGCCGCCGGCAGCCAGGCGTCGATCATGGTCTTGTCGCCGGGGCTGGCGCCGCCCCGCGCCAGGATGCCGTCGCTGATGCCGGTGATCCAGGCCGCCAGCGCCGCGCCGTCCAGGTTCAGCCGGTCCTGCACCGCCCGTCCCGCCTGGCGAAACGCCCCGGCATAAAGCGGCCCCGACGAGGCGCCGACCGCCGCAAGGAAGGTCTGGCCGATCCGTTCCGAGATCGCGCCGATCAGGACCTCCGGCTCCAGCCGGTCCAGCTCGGGCAGCACCGCCGACCAGCCGATATCCATGGTCACGCCATGGTCGCCGTCGCCGATCACCCCGTCGAGCTGCGACAGCCAGTCCCGCTCCTGCCGGATCTCGGCGGCCACGGCGCGCATCATCGCGACGAACAGCGCCGGGGTGATCCGGCCGCCGGCCTGCAGGGCCGCAGCATCCGTCGCGGCGGTGTCCTCGCGGCGGATGCTGCGCCGCGCCGTGCGGCGGGCGGTCGGCGGCGGCGCCTCGACGCCCACGGTCAGGGCCGGGCTGCGGCAGGGATGATCCAGCAGCCGCGCCAGCTCGTCATCCAGCCGCAGCAGGGTGATCGAGGCACCGGCCATTTCCAGCGCCGTGGCATATTCCCCGACCCAGCTGGCATGGATGGTCACGCCCAGCCCGTCGAGGATCTGCCGCAGCCGGCGGAACAGCAGAAACAGCTCCAGCTGCGTCGTCGCGCCCAGGCCGTTCACCAGCACCGCCACCCGGTCGCCGGCCGACAGCGACAGCTCTGCTAGGATCTTCTGCATCAGGTCGTCGGTCACCGCGTCGGCCGAAGCCAGCGGGGCGCGATACATGCCCGGCTCGCCATGGATGCCCATGCCGATCTCCATCTCGGTGTCGCCGATCCGGAAATTCGGCGTGCCGGTCTGCGGCAGCGAGCAGGGGCCAAGCGCGACCCCCATCGAGCGGCAGTTGTCATTGGCGCGGCGGGCCAGCGCCTCGACCCGCGGCAGCGGCTCGCCCAGGTCGGCGGCGGCGCCGGCAATCTTGAAGACGAAGAAATCGCCGGCCACGCCGCGCCGCTCGGCCCGCCGCTCGGCGGGGGCCGAGGCGATGTCGTCGGTCACCGCCACCTGCCGGACCGGCGTGCCCTCGGCCCCGAGTTCCTCGGCCGCCATGGTGAAGTTCAGCACGTCGCCGGTGTAATTGCCGTAAAGCAGCAGCACCCCGGCACCGCCATC belongs to Paracoccus sp. TOH and includes:
- a CDS encoding methyltransferase domain-containing protein, whose protein sequence is MMPDRSTPVPSLTDRGALERNRRRALHLGPVDFLHRIVADEIEDRLAEVNRRFSDIAVVTGLPEFWQKAMPGAKIVADAPRLDLQPGAHDLVIHAMALHWAEDPVGQLAQAARALRPDGLLIAACPGGRSLFELREVLTRAEAEVSGGLSPRVLPMGEIRDLGGLLPRVGLALPVADQITQVASYRSLFHLARDLRAMGEGNALAGRLRHPTRRDVLMRAAALYAGDHPDPQDGTRIRATFELVFLTGWAPDASQQKPLRPGSARMPLAEALSRTRKPE
- a CDS encoding double zinc ribbon domain-containing protein, whose translation is MKGALRLIYPPQCLCCSAPVAEEGGLCAACWREAEFIQGTCCGRCGVPLPGGGPGDEADEAAGLLVCDDCLRVQRPWLRGRAALAYRGTGRKLALMLKHGDRLDLAPALGDWVARAALPLLRPDMVVVPVPVHPRRLLKRKYNQAEMLARRVARAHGLAHLPGGLRRLRHTPMQDHGSVGDRFANVADAIAVPARMAPRLQGRAVLLVDDVMASGATMAAAAEALRAAGTGPISVVVLARAVKDA
- the hemH gene encoding ferrochelatase; its protein translation is MTLPEHAPASHPAMPPRKIGVLIANLGTPDATDYWSMRRYLSEFLSDKRVIDYPAWKWQPLLQTVILTKRPFTSGANYKTIWNNEANESPLMTITKDQVAALRDRVAALWGDRVMVDFCMRYGNPSTPDVVARMVKAGCDRILFLPLYPQYAGATTATANDQFFRALMAEKRQPAARTVPPYFDRPDYIAALAGSVERALGGRQPRKLVASYHGMPRRYLLEGDPYHCQCQKTSRLLRERLGWPEGVIDTTFQSVFGTEEWLRPYTVEHVAELAKQGITEIAVISPAFSADCIETLEEIQGEIREAFVHAGGREFTYIPCLNAEPAHIDVLASVIAENLAGWV
- the grxC gene encoding glutaredoxin 3; translation: MAKVEIYTTPTCPYCTAAKSLLRKKGVAYEETDVSRDPQLRGAMTQRAGGRRTVPQIFIDGQHVGGSDDLHALEHRGKLDGLLGLTA
- the dhaL gene encoding dihydroxyacetone kinase subunit DhaL; the encoded protein is MTPRSKKLINAPEAIIPEFIEGYVAAHAALLAVEGPTGRAIVARHGPRDGKVGIVIGGGSGHEPAFAGYVGRGLADAAAVGNVFASPSPAQILDAGRAADGGAGVLLLYGNYTGDVLNFTMAAEELGAEGTPVRQVAVTDDIASAPAERRAERRGVAGDFFVFKIAGAAADLGEPLPRVEALARRANDNCRSMGVALGPCSLPQTGTPNFRIGDTEMEIGMGIHGEPGMYRAPLASADAVTDDLMQKILAELSLSAGDRVAVLVNGLGATTQLELFLLFRRLRQILDGLGVTIHASWVGEYATALEMAGASITLLRLDDELARLLDHPCRSPALTVGVEAPPPTARRTARRSIRREDTAATDAAALQAGGRITPALFVAMMRAVAAEIRQERDWLSQLDGVIGDGDHGVTMDIGWSAVLPELDRLEPEVLIGAISERIGQTFLAAVGASSGPLYAGAFRQAGRAVQDRLNLDGAALAAWITGISDGILARGGASPGDKTMIDAWLPAAEAATAAAAAGADEIGVLTAARDAAEAGMRRTAGIESRRGRSAKLGARSLGHIDPGAASAFVSLRAMARNLVRTAAAEPAAP